The following coding sequences are from one Natrarchaeobaculum sulfurireducens window:
- a CDS encoding universal stress protein codes for MKAVYATDLSAASEAAIETDTCLECLDRIGVDTLHLVTVVPANVHAGTPGIDHEKRRRRALRRYRETIEAAGLEVESHVVRGTPHRRINGIAETVGADLTIVGSRGKRTLENRLIGSTTRNLARTTVVPLLVNRIERETDDPVLIEGQLFRRVLYVTDFSENAERAFEAFSYLRHATREATLVHVETPNSPQPTGDEAPGDRLAELATRLESWDVDATVEVRAGDPAEEIITAEAEYEPTTTLLGSRGQSRLRRLLLGSVSESIVANARGNVFLVPPNRTA; via the coding sequence ATGAAAGCGGTCTACGCGACAGACCTGTCTGCAGCCAGCGAAGCGGCCATCGAGACCGACACCTGCCTCGAGTGTCTCGACCGAATCGGCGTCGATACCCTCCACCTCGTCACGGTCGTGCCGGCCAACGTCCACGCCGGAACGCCCGGCATCGATCACGAAAAACGGCGCAGACGCGCGCTTCGCCGCTATCGCGAGACGATCGAGGCCGCGGGCCTCGAGGTCGAATCGCACGTCGTCCGGGGAACGCCACACCGCCGAATCAACGGCATCGCCGAAACCGTCGGTGCGGACCTGACGATCGTCGGCTCGCGGGGTAAACGCACGCTCGAGAACCGGCTCATCGGCTCGACGACGCGGAACCTCGCGCGGACGACGGTCGTACCGCTGCTGGTCAACCGGATCGAACGCGAGACCGACGACCCGGTGCTCATCGAGGGCCAGCTGTTCCGACGAGTGTTGTACGTGACCGACTTCTCCGAGAACGCCGAGCGTGCTTTCGAGGCGTTCTCATATCTCCGTCACGCGACCCGCGAGGCGACGCTCGTTCACGTCGAGACGCCGAATAGCCCCCAGCCAACCGGCGACGAGGCTCCCGGCGACAGACTCGCCGAACTGGCGACTCGGCTCGAGTCGTGGGACGTCGATGCGACCGTCGAGGTCCGAGCGGGCGATCCGGCCGAGGAGATCATCACAGCGGAAGCCGAGTACGAGCCGACGACGACGCTGCTCGGCTCGCGCGGCCAGAGTCGACTTCGACGGCTGTTACTCGGGAGCGTCTCAGAGTCCATCGTCGCGAATGCCCGCGGCAACGTCTTCCTCGTTCCGCCGAACCGGACAGCCTGA
- a CDS encoding cytochrome ubiquinol oxidase subunit I, with protein MTDPTLTTALFEVGPWLSFLSPELASRAQFGWAITIHIVFAALSVGLAPFLVYFTVQEVRTEKERYARLRKFWTKLFAIGFVMGTVTGIPMGFMFGTNFAAFSETAGELIGGPLSFEAKMAFMLEAVFLGVLLFGRERVSEWFYALSSVMVALGAWLSAFWILVVNSWMQTPRGHEVVMEGGVPIAQLVDPVAAFFNPRFPWMYVHMQNAAIISVTLLIAGVAAYFVWKNRDSEVWNTALRVAVVVLLITSMFQAIHGDLYAGHVEETQPQKFAAMEAHYETGSADLHIVAIPTELESFTDPRADNLYTISIPYLASFLASHGDPSYEITGLNDFEYENPPVAWVFWSFRIMVGLGFWFIALGAWGTYRLWRGGLADDERLLKALMISAPLGFVALITGWYVTEIGRQPWIIQDVLTTAEGVSPPLTSTEATLTLIAFVIGYILLFGVFLYVFKRLVDEEAERHEVGIEEDDRPDAPGVTADD; from the coding sequence ATGACCGACCCAACACTCACGACGGCACTGTTCGAAGTCGGGCCGTGGCTGTCGTTTCTCTCGCCGGAGCTGGCGAGCCGAGCCCAGTTCGGCTGGGCGATCACGATTCACATCGTGTTCGCGGCCCTCTCCGTCGGACTCGCACCGTTTCTCGTCTACTTCACCGTCCAGGAGGTTCGGACGGAAAAGGAACGATACGCCCGACTCAGAAAGTTCTGGACCAAACTGTTCGCGATCGGGTTCGTCATGGGAACCGTCACCGGCATCCCGATGGGCTTTATGTTCGGGACGAACTTCGCGGCCTTTTCGGAAACCGCCGGCGAACTGATCGGGGGGCCGCTCTCGTTCGAGGCGAAGATGGCGTTCATGCTCGAGGCCGTCTTCCTCGGCGTGTTACTGTTCGGTCGTGAGCGGGTGTCCGAGTGGTTCTACGCGCTCTCGTCGGTGATGGTCGCGCTGGGCGCGTGGCTTTCTGCGTTCTGGATCCTCGTCGTCAACTCCTGGATGCAGACGCCCCGCGGCCACGAGGTCGTGATGGAAGGCGGCGTCCCGATTGCCCAGCTCGTCGACCCCGTTGCGGCGTTTTTCAACCCTCGATTCCCGTGGATGTACGTCCACATGCAAAACGCCGCGATCATCTCCGTGACGCTGCTGATCGCAGGCGTCGCGGCGTACTTCGTCTGGAAGAACCGCGACAGCGAGGTCTGGAACACGGCGCTTCGGGTGGCCGTCGTCGTCCTTCTGATTACGTCGATGTTTCAGGCCATTCACGGTGACCTGTATGCAGGCCACGTCGAAGAGACACAGCCTCAGAAATTCGCCGCGATGGAAGCACATTACGAAACCGGCTCTGCTGATTTACACATTGTTGCGATTCCAACGGAACTCGAATCGTTTACTGACCCCCGGGCAGATAACCTCTATACCATTAGTATCCCGTATCTGGCCTCGTTCCTCGCAAGCCACGGTGACCCATCATACGAGATAACCGGGTTAAATGACTTCGAGTATGAAAATCCACCCGTCGCGTGGGTGTTCTGGTCGTTCCGGATCATGGTCGGGCTCGGCTTCTGGTTCATCGCGCTCGGCGCCTGGGGAACCTACCGCCTCTGGAGGGGTGGACTCGCCGACGACGAGCGGCTGCTCAAAGCGCTGATGATCTCTGCACCGCTCGGGTTCGTCGCGCTGATCACCGGCTGGTACGTCACCGAGATCGGTCGTCAACCCTGGATCATTCAGGACGTCCTGACGACTGCCGAGGGCGTCTCACCGCCACTGACCTCGACCGAGGCGACCCTGACGCTGATCGCGTTCGTGATCGGGTATATCCTGCTGTTCGGCGTCTTCCTCTACGTCTTCAAGCGCCTCGTAGACGAGGAGGCCGAGCGACACGAGGTCGGCATCGAGGAGGACGACCGCCCCGACGCACCGGGGGTGACTGCCGATGACTAA
- a CDS encoding NAD(P)/FAD-dependent oxidoreductase, which yields MSATPHVVVLGGGAGGLMTANRLSRKLDHVDVTVVDRSEYHYYQPSYYLIPFGYKEPDQQRRPIRDLLREEITFRQATVEGVDPDDRIVQTDDGDVAYDYLVVALGNALRDDAVDGLVDAWEGTDSVFPFYHYEAALELGEALEEFDGGRFVVSVPETPIKCGGAPLKLTMLAEDYFRRQGMRDEVDLVMTKPIEVPFGTTPQKAPYNEKIEEIWADRDIEFVPEFTVAEVDGEAKEIHSTDGRTVEYDMYAPVTPQYGREALTERSPLTGDGEYVTIDEETLQHDAYDEVFALGDCSNLPTSRTASAARKQTHTLVDNLAALIEERSFTASYDGYTACPLLTEKGKAMIAEFDYEKPISAPINSKMNWIMDVNVIPSMYWSTWMRGYDPVP from the coding sequence ATGTCTGCAACACCGCACGTCGTAGTGCTCGGTGGCGGCGCAGGTGGGTTGATGACGGCCAACCGGCTCTCCCGGAAACTCGACCACGTCGACGTCACCGTCGTCGACCGAAGCGAGTACCACTACTACCAGCCGTCGTACTACCTCATCCCGTTCGGGTACAAAGAGCCTGACCAGCAGCGCCGGCCGATCAGGGACCTCCTCCGCGAGGAGATCACGTTCCGCCAGGCGACCGTCGAGGGCGTCGACCCGGACGACCGAATCGTTCAGACCGACGACGGCGACGTCGCCTACGACTATCTCGTCGTCGCGCTCGGGAACGCACTTCGTGACGACGCCGTCGACGGCCTGGTCGACGCCTGGGAGGGGACCGACTCGGTTTTCCCGTTCTACCACTACGAGGCCGCCCTCGAGTTGGGTGAGGCGCTCGAGGAGTTCGACGGCGGCCGGTTCGTCGTCTCGGTGCCGGAGACACCGATCAAATGCGGCGGCGCGCCGCTGAAGCTGACGATGCTCGCCGAGGACTACTTCCGGCGACAGGGGATGCGCGACGAGGTCGACCTCGTCATGACCAAACCGATCGAGGTTCCGTTCGGCACGACACCCCAGAAGGCGCCGTACAACGAGAAGATCGAGGAGATCTGGGCGGACCGTGACATCGAATTCGTCCCCGAGTTCACCGTCGCCGAGGTCGACGGCGAGGCGAAGGAGATCCACTCGACGGATGGCCGAACGGTCGAGTACGATATGTACGCACCCGTGACGCCACAGTACGGCCGCGAGGCACTGACCGAGCGCTCGCCGCTGACCGGCGATGGCGAGTACGTCACCATCGACGAGGAGACCCTCCAGCACGACGCATACGACGAGGTGTTCGCCCTCGGCGACTGTAGCAACCTCCCGACCTCGCGGACGGCGTCTGCGGCCCGCAAACAGACGCACACACTGGTCGACAATCTCGCCGCGTTGATCGAGGAGCGCTCGTTCACCGCCTCCTACGACGGCTACACTGCCTGCCCGCTGCTGACCGAGAAGGGGAAGGCGATGATCGCCGAGTTCGACTACGAGAAACCGATCTCGGCGCCGATCAACAGCAAGATGAACTGGATCATGGACGTCAACGTTATTCCGTCGATGTACTGGAGCACCTGGATGCGCGGCTACGATCCGGTACCGTGA
- a CDS encoding helix-turn-helix domain-containing protein, with the protein MTHQRRLREVTFTLAYERGVDPVADVLHEHPTLQASKISVTLGPMSAVQLVRLTGPPEAADRLQTVLEDREFRPRPIGIEPCRATNTVYPLECTPRRRLCCVYVDELDDCPSIDSAIAAASGTGTICECNAHAGREQWRVLLRSDECVGDLFDLVEETCTAGIDVELGHIGEATTWHGDDFVGSDLTGTQQQAIAEAAARGYYERPREVTIGELAAELDVPESTLSYRLRMAESQLVKRYLERHAELEDAPLA; encoded by the coding sequence ATGACCCACCAGCGTCGCCTTCGCGAGGTCACGTTCACCCTGGCGTACGAGCGTGGCGTCGATCCGGTCGCGGACGTCCTCCACGAACATCCGACGCTCCAGGCCTCGAAGATTTCCGTCACGCTCGGGCCGATGTCGGCCGTCCAGCTCGTTCGGCTCACTGGCCCACCAGAAGCCGCCGATCGGCTCCAGACAGTCCTCGAGGACCGCGAGTTCCGTCCGCGACCGATCGGCATCGAACCCTGTCGAGCCACGAACACGGTGTACCCGCTCGAGTGTACGCCGCGGCGACGGCTGTGTTGCGTGTACGTCGACGAACTCGACGACTGTCCATCGATCGACTCGGCGATTGCGGCTGCGTCGGGGACGGGGACGATCTGTGAGTGTAACGCCCATGCGGGGCGCGAACAGTGGCGCGTACTGTTGCGATCCGACGAGTGCGTCGGCGATCTGTTCGACCTCGTCGAGGAAACCTGCACTGCGGGCATCGACGTCGAACTGGGCCACATCGGCGAGGCGACGACGTGGCACGGCGACGACTTCGTCGGCTCGGATCTGACTGGGACACAGCAACAGGCGATCGCCGAAGCGGCCGCAAGGGGGTACTACGAACGCCCCCGGGAGGTCACGATCGGCGAACTCGCAGCCGAACTCGACGTACCGGAGTCGACGCTTTCTTACCGGCTCCGCATGGCCGAATCGCAACTCGTCAAACGCTACCTCGAGCGACACGCCGAACTCGAGGACGCACCCCTCGCCTGA
- a CDS encoding cytochrome d ubiquinol oxidase subunit II — translation MTKLLSDSAYLLESLPEIWFGLVVVSLGVYLLLDGFDFGLGILYAEADEAERQTMLAAFGPVWKANEVWLVLFGTVLFAGFPVVYANLLSRHYLLVFAILFALSLRGLGSKLREERDDEPWVRFWDACFVVGSATSPFLLGVFVASWVLGTPSALAAGPFVIGVTVVALTIVLGAAFLGVKTDGELRARVGRRGQLATAVYVGLFVLTAIVLYGRYPGLQSVLLSGSTVAVVAATVAFAVGNVVAIAHDRFRIALVSAAGIAGAFVVFVATLLYPQVDPAAGLTIADAVVSPLPLNMTTLVAAIFLPIIVGYFVFLYSLFSGPARPEESYS, via the coding sequence ATGACTAAGCTCCTCTCGGACTCGGCGTACCTGCTCGAGTCGCTGCCCGAGATCTGGTTCGGGCTCGTGGTCGTCTCGCTGGGAGTCTATCTGTTGCTCGACGGCTTCGATTTCGGCCTAGGCATCCTGTATGCCGAGGCAGACGAGGCAGAACGGCAGACGATGCTCGCGGCGTTCGGCCCGGTCTGGAAGGCCAACGAGGTGTGGCTCGTCCTGTTCGGGACGGTACTGTTCGCGGGCTTTCCGGTGGTGTACGCTAATCTGTTGTCGCGTCACTACCTGCTGGTGTTCGCGATCCTGTTCGCGCTGTCACTGCGGGGACTCGGGTCGAAACTCAGGGAGGAACGTGACGACGAGCCGTGGGTTCGATTCTGGGACGCCTGCTTCGTCGTCGGAAGCGCCACTTCGCCGTTCCTGCTCGGTGTCTTCGTCGCGAGCTGGGTTCTCGGCACTCCTTCGGCACTCGCCGCCGGCCCTTTCGTGATCGGCGTCACCGTCGTCGCGCTCACGATCGTGCTCGGGGCGGCGTTCCTGGGCGTCAAGACCGACGGCGAACTGCGCGCCCGCGTCGGCCGACGCGGACAACTCGCAACCGCCGTCTACGTCGGCCTGTTCGTGCTGACTGCCATCGTGCTGTACGGCCGGTATCCCGGGCTCCAGTCGGTCCTCCTGTCGGGCTCGACCGTCGCCGTGGTCGCCGCGACGGTAGCATTCGCGGTCGGTAACGTCGTCGCTATCGCCCACGATCGGTTCCGCATCGCTCTGGTGTCGGCGGCCGGCATCGCCGGCGCGTTCGTCGTCTTCGTCGCGACGCTGCTGTACCCGCAGGTCGATCCCGCAGCGGGCCTGACGATCGCCGACGCCGTCGTCTCCCCGCTTCCGCTGAACATGACTACGCTCGTCGCAGCGATCTTTCTCCCAATCATCGTCGGCTACTTCGTGTTTCTCTACTCGTTGTTCAGTGGTCCCGCGAGGCCAGAAGAGAGCTACAGCTGA